Genomic window (Pongo abelii isolate AG06213 chromosome Y, NHGRI_mPonAbe1-v2.0_pri, whole genome shotgun sequence):
aaatttataaatatgaaaatcgcAATGAATGCTGACGATGAGTTGAAAGATAGAAATTAGAGGCACGGAGACTACAGTCCATGAATTGAAACCTTCACTGCATGTTTGAAAAGAAGACGTgaggaagtagaagaaaaaagcaaaaaactcaaAGCCATGCCAGGGCCATGGGTCACACCTGTCATTccggcactttggtaggctgaggtgggaggattgcctgcactcaggagttccagaggagCCTGGGGCAACATGGGCCCATATCCAAAAAGTAATCAATTGCTAAATTAATACATAGCTGGGAAGGGTTGCATGCACCTCTAGTGCCAGCTGTGTGAGAGTCTGAGTTGAGAGGATCACATGGGTGTGTGGTGTCTGGGATGCAGTGGGCTAAGACCCTGGGGCTGCTGTCCAACCTagaagacagagtaagacccattctcagaaaaccaacaaaaaaagagtcaCATTCGGCAAATTAAAACTACGTAGTGTGAGgagaatcaaaataaatgaaacatcattAGAGCCTACGCGATCCGATGGAGGAAACCAGCTTTCACATAATAACAGCGCCAGATGGGGAGAACAATAAGAAAGGGCAGAGAGAACACTGTAAGTAATAATACACCAAACTCCCCAAATGActtaaaagacataaatgtaaaaagagTGCTCCTTTTCCATTCAAAGCCCTTAATAAcaagtgcaagtgtctttttctgaATCCCTGACATGCATTCAGCTAGCCTGAACCTCTTGGTGAAGTTCCCAGACCACGATGTGCCCTTTCTATAtgctctcattttcttatttcctatcACTTATCTGTAGCAGGTCATAACGAATCATGATTGTTTGACATTCTTTGACACAATGAATAATTCAGgtatgagttcattaaacaatAGTTTATGACATGTCGTGAAGAAATTCTGTACGCATGATGTTGGTTAAAAGATAATACAAAACTGAAATGGAGGAAGAAGAACATTTTCTACGTTTCATCATCGTGCTTGTGTTTACGCAGCATGTATCTACGAACTATAGCTGCCTGCTGGAAAATCATCTGACACAATCACTTGAAAGTTCTCCTTCCGCTTGGGAGACCACAGGCATACCCACTTTTTCACTTTTCCACCTTTTCGATACACTGAGCGGGATGAGTGGAATCCATGGGACTTTTGGCTTTGCTGCAATgctcagtatttgtttttaacaCTGTCATTGCTAGATTGGCCTGAAATAAACCGTTCATTATGGCTCACAAAAAGAACTCATCTCTTTCAGCTCAGAGTCTTTCAAAGAGGAATTTCATCCAGACATTCTGATGTCTGACGCCACTGCCAAGAGATTCAGAATTACAAACTAAATTCAGATAGAGAACAGAAAGGTAGATGATACAGACGGAGAGAGtgtggtggggaaggaagggaaagaagaaaggaagggtgtaaaggaaaggaaggaagaaaggaagggagagagagtgacagaTGTTCAAAGACACAGATACAAATTCTAGCATGGTTGTAGAGATAGGCATGTACAAATTACCGCAGGTAGTGTGGAAAAATATGGGGAGACATAGGTGGAGTCAGAGGAAAGATACAAACCCACGCAGAGAAATAAACATACACAACTACAAacacactaaaaactacaaacacACACTTGGTACTTTAAACATGAAAAAGACCCTGACAGTAGGTGTAACAGAGGTGTTTCAGAGTTACTGAGGCAGAATACAAATCCGTTAGTACCCTTAGCGTTTGTGGCCCATGTGCACGGATATTCAGTGGAAGAAGCGTTAGACAGCCTGTACAATTCAGCACAATTCAGCACCATCTCTGATAATACCAAAACAATGGTATTATCAGTGTGCCCAGGAGCAGGGGGAAAACTGGGCTATAGATTTTCAAAGCTCAACTGCTGATACCGAGCAGGAGGTGTGGAATGCGTATTGAAGGCAGTACAACAGATTCATGAACTTTGACTGTCAAACCTTCCTCCCTGAAACAACATAGCTCTTCTCACAGAAGCTGTGCCGACCAGAGTACATATGGGACAGGAATGTTAGCACTCTACTAGTGTGTGGCCAACATGGATGCTCATGTTGGAACTGTTTTTTCTGGGAACCGGGAAGAAAGTTCTGCCGCCGACACTGAAATCCTCCTCACCCATCAGTGACACAGGCAACCCCTCGTCTTGTGCATAGACACAGGTGTTCATGGGAAGCCGCCACCCACCCGTGAATGAAAACTGTATGTGTTGTCCTCCTGTGTGAGGCTTGCAACACATACTGTGCAACTATCTGCTCTTTACATTATTAAACTTAGGCAAAGTATGCTGAAAAGGCCACAGAAAATCAGAGGGCCCTGGGCTCCAGAAACAATCTGCAGTGCCAATCACTGGGGAGAATAGAGCCTCACTAGAGTTTGCAAGAGCACAAAATGCACTCGTAATGTTGGTAGCTACATACACTACTGGTTCCTCACCTAACATACAATCGTGGAGAAAAGCTTAACCCAACTAAAGATGTAAACATCAACAAGAGCGTCCATATCCTGTGTCATCAAGTGACAAGACAGTCCATGCGTGGATTCCCCAGCAATCTTATATTCCACAAATCCAACCCCTTTCCCCGCACTTCTGCCAGTCTGTGTTTTCCCTTAGTCATCTACGCCAAAAAGCATATCCTGAATGCTTTCCCACATGCCTCTGTCACCTTTCCCACAGTCCCTCCATACACCTTACCTGCCCATTTCTTCTCACGTTGATGTGTGAGAAGTTCTGAGGGGCTGATTGTCCCAGAAAAGGATTATGCATTCACCTTTAAAAGAACGTGAATTCAACAAGAAAGGGAACTTCAAGATTTCCATCATCCTGTGCTTATCTATTGTGTATGATGATACCCAAAATGAAGGATTTTAGAGGTCCCAGCAAACTGGGCTGTGGAAACCTTAACCCCTTTCCTTGAAATACTTCTGCTTCCATAGGACAAAGTAAGTTTCCAACTAAGCTGTCTTTTGCTTTGACCTCCCCAACTCTGTCCTGTAGGAAGAATCCCaacacattccacacccattcactCCACAATTTTAGAGGCCCAGCTCCAACACAGACGGGTCAgttccatgaagaaaataaagcatattgaTTGATCAATTCAATATGACACCCAAATCCAGGGGAtaaacgtacacacacacacagaaacaaacacacacacacacagtcaaacaTTCTTGAGAATATTTATTTGGCATTCCATACAATCCAAGTTTACCCCCTTTTCCTGTCTGATTTTTTTGTGACTGGGTCGGTTTTTCCTTTACTTCCTGGGCATAAGACCATGCTGAGTACTGACATCCTGCATAGGGTAGTAACTTTTTAGGAGTTCTGCTGTTTTAAGTAAGGTCCGATGCTCCCTCACAGTCAACTCAACATCTGGGAGTCCCCTAGAGAAACACAAACGCATGTCAAAACGCATTTCTCTCAGCCatactttgaaatgttttaattgcAGGGCCCGCTGAGAAAAGGATATCCCTTCCCCATTTGTGATCTCTTAAACTTCCTCCTACCATGGGTTACAAACTGTTCTCCGCAATACCTGCCCCATTCCCAGTACTCTCTGTGAGGGGAGTCAGCTAACAAGATGCATTGTACACTAAAAGCACACAGAAATCTGATGCGGCAATAGCTCAAGGAAATCCATCAATCTAAACATTCCTTTGCGGTCTAGGACAGGGATGACCAGGAGGCACATTCAGGGAGCCCAATCTCATGGAGTAGGTAGGATGACTGCCGCTGGGGTTGACGGCCATGGAATCAAGGGCTACAGATTGAAGTGAATGATTTTCAGCTTCACTTCTCAGTGATTCTGGAAATGGACTATGCTCCCCTGGGCTTAAGACTCACAGCTATAACCTGCCTTGCAGTGCAGTCTCTAATCTGCCTTTTTCAGCCCAATGCCATGAATGTCCTGGATTCTGTCACTCTCTCTCGTCCTCTCAAGGAATTTCTACATATAGGAAAGCAGCCTCAATTTCTACATTTCTGAAACGAGCGTCCAGGCTCCCTGAATAGGCAGGTGTGTCAACCCCCTCATAGTGGGCATCAAACAGCTCCAGTTCCAACTGAACGGCTCACCTGAAATCTCTGTTCCCTCTTCAGGTGGCTTCATCCTCTTGTAGTACGGCAGGGGATTGCGCCACAGGTCCTTACATAGGATCTGTCAGGGGAATCAATCAGCAAACGCCTCATCAGGGCTCAGACTGGTGACCCAAACAGGTGGGAACACACCAGGGTCATTGCTGATGTTTCCCAGTGAGGACCCACCTCAGCAATCCTATTAGATCCTGCGAAGTTGTGGTCAGAAAACCAGTTGAAGAAGTTAAGGCTGCTGTTGTGGTGTCTGCGGCGATAGGCCTCAACTTCATAATCTGGATACcactgaattggagtggaatgagaagcCCTGtattctacagagacagaaagttttGTGGGAAGGGGACTGGATCACGTTGgcaatgatccacccaccatctTCCTTCCACTACCCATCCTGGGAGCCACCTGTCACCTGTGATGTTCACCAGATATTCCTTGGTAATCACTTTATTCTGGAAGTAGGGGTTACTCCGAAAGAACAACATGATCCTGCAGAGATGAACGGGATGCTTCACTTCTTCCACCTGTCAGGACAAGGTGGAGAAAGTTTAAATACCTTTTTGGGTGAGGTGCCAACTGTTGCTCACAGGAACCAATTATTTCCCTTACCCTCCCCCACTAAACCCTCTAGCCTCAGTCTTGCTGTCCTCACCTCCAAGTTGATCATGTATCTCAGCATGTCTTCATCTTGGTCAGTGATCAGGGCTGACATCTGGGGGTGGTTTGCAATCTGATTTAGGTCAAAGAGCCTTTACATGCGGTGGAAGGAGAAGCTAGGAGCAACAGGGAAGAAGGCCTAAGAGCACCCAGAGGCTGGGGTAGGGGATTTCTCAGATCTGCTTCCACGTATATGACCTCCTTTCGCCTCCCCCTACCCCTAAAATAAGGCCCCTTGGCTTCACAGAGGGTGTATAATTCTGAGGCTGACTGCACTGACATGCGGAGGTGCGATTTGCAGAGACTTGCTGGTGTCTGAGGAGTGGCAGAATCTGCTTATAGCCGAAGACGCCCAGTCCCAGATCGGACTAGAAAGGGGGAGCAATCACTCTGCCTTAAAAATAGCTTGATGCACACAAAAACCTATTCTGGTCTGAACTCGCTTCTGTTCTTCAAAAACATGCCCCAAACGTCTGCTGCTCGGCATCACCAAGGGTTTCTCTGCCGCACGCAGGAAAATAGTACCCACGCCTGCTCCGGCTTTCCACAGCCACATTTGTCCGGGGCAACTCACCTTTGTCCCCCAAAGGTGGCGTCACATCGATGCCAAGCTGCCCATAAGTTACTTACACTTCCCCGAGAGCACCTCCCAccagaaaagcagaagaaacacTGAGAAGGATACAACATTGGCCCAGAAGCCAGGGACGCTCTGGATGACCGCGCCTCTGCAGTCTAGGTGGGCCTTGCGCCTCCGCTCCATCTTTTCCCTCTGCCGAGAAAAGGCCTTCCTGGCTTGGGCATTAACCGGCTCCAGCTCCACCTTAACGGCCAGCAGCTCCTCCAGTGCAGACTCTGGGGTCATGggcccagggccaggctgtgccCGCTGGGCCTCCTCCTGCGGCTCCACGAGGCCCTCCTCCTgggccaccacctccacctccgccaTTATGTCATCCAACACCAGCACCGCCTCCTCCCCCAAAGCCACCTGCTCACTCTCCACCCCGGCCGCCCCCTCCTGTACAGCCTCCATCCTAAAGACAGTGCGCTCCTCTGCGCTCCCACTGACCAAGGCCTATGCTGCCCGAACCGAGCCTCACGAACCCGGCCGCAGCCTTTATTGCACCCAGTGGGTCAGCGGGCCCTCAGTGCGCATGCGCGGGGCTCCCGGGCGCCCCCTAATGGACTGCGCGGGAAGAGCGCAGGGAGCCGCGCTGCGACCGCCTTCCTCCCATGCTGGCCAATGAATGGGAGGGCGGTGGGCGTCTCCCTGGGCGGCACAGCCACTGGTGGGCCTGCATCTCCAACTCTCCCTAACGCCAACTCCTCTCCCCAAACCTCCTCCGAGAAGCCCTTGGAGCTTGTGCCCAGTAGCTCGGCATCCTGGGACAGACGGGCTACGTGGCCTTTGGAATTGTGGGTACGGCAGCCCTGTGCCCTGAAATCCTGAGTGTGGCAAGCCATGAAAATCTCTATGTGTCATGAAGACATGAAACATCTCTCTTCGTTAGGCAGGCCAGCTGGATGGTACGGAAGCAATACTGCAGATCCAGAGAACTCTCTCTGGTTGCCGGGGCCAGTTTGGCAGGGGCGGTCTAGGGGAAGTGATTCTGGCCGGGCACGTGGGAGGAAAGTCGCCTGCTTGTGCTAAGGTGGAATTGATGTGCTGTAGAGGCCAGAATCCCGGCACACACTCTCGCAGGTCGAGGCAAATACAGGCTCTGCGTATTATGCTTCCTCCCTGAGGATGCTGTAGTCCAAGGAGCATTCCAAAGGGCCTCTTGTTCTATGCCCTGGGCACACCAGAGGCCGGCCGCCAGGGTCGGCCATTGAAGACTTGCGCGCACGGTGTTTTGCAATGCCTTGCCAACCCAGAGGCTGCCGCACCCGCTGCAGTGGCTGCGGTGCCTGCTGGTCGGGCTCTGCAAGCCCAGGGCCTGGGTCTCTGGCTCCTGAGCTCCTGTGCGCAGTTGAGCCTGCTGGGGACCCGAGGCCTGTGGCCATTGCCGGATCTGCGGGTCCAGCGGAGCTCCTCAGGAAACCTGGGTCCACGTAGGTGTGGGACTAGTTTCTCAGCAGGGCGATGCCCGTGGGTTTTTAGGGAGGGTGTTTGTTGGGGATCGGGCCCCAAGAGCCTAGGGGTGCGGGGGATGGGCTGGGCTGCGCAGGCCGGGATCTGTGGGAGCACACAGGACGGCACCGTGTTCAGGCTGGAGGCTCTGCTGCTGAGGACGGCCAGAGTACAGAGCAAGGAGGCGGCCTTGGAAGAGGAGGCGGTGCTGATGGTGGAAGACATAATGGCTGAAGTGGAGGTGGTGGTTGAGGAGGAGACCGACGTGATGTGGCAGAAGGAGGGCCAGCGGGCACAGCCTGGTCCTGGACCCAGAACACCTGGGCCGACAATGGACTCGCTGGAGGTCCTTCACTTGGAGCTGGGCTCCGTGAATGCCCCAGGCTACAGGGCATCTCCGCCTTTTGGGCCAGAGCCATATCCTTGCAGCTTGCTTGTAGCAGCCCTGGGAGCACGTGGTAGGGAAGGAGAGCCAAGCACAGCACTCACAAGGGAGAATCGCAGCGCCAAGGTCCCTTCCCGCGCAGTAAAAAGTCGAAGGGCACGTTTCCCTGGGAACGTCCCTGGAGGACGGGCAGTCTCTTTGCCATTGCCAGCCATTCAACCACTCCATGCTCTCGGTGCCCGTTTCCAACAGGCTCAGCCCAGAAACACAAGGTGCTTAAGACGGGTTCGCTGTGTATGGGGCTGCCGACCACCTCAAGGCAACCACCAGCTCCCCAGATACGCTTTCTTCCCCCTGCCGGCGCGGAACCCAAAGGGGTGTAGGACGTGAGTCTATATAACCTCCTTTACACCCACGCAATTCCCATGGGGAGCGCCAGGCACAACTCTGCAGCCGTTTCTTACTACAGGACTTCCCTCAAGTGGACAGGCCCACCCCTCAGGGAGACTAGGATAAGAAGACAGCACACACCCTGACATCAGCAGAGCAGGTCCGGCACCCAGCGCACAAAGGCCTCCTGCAGCTCATGAACCCGGAGAAGCAGCCGCCTCACaccaccccgccccaccccgcccctccGCCCCTCAGCTGCAACCACCTGCCCACTTTTTCTGCCTCCCGTCTCTGGTCAGCCCAGGCCGTCTTGGCCGGGGTCCACCCACTCCAAAAAGCAGCATAGCTGTGGCGTTGCCTCCTCGCCAGACAGAGAGACAGGACCAACAACGGACGGTGACAGGCCAAATGTCTGGGAGATAGCCCTGCTCCACAGTCTCTGTGCTCTTGCAAAATTGTAGGGTATCACGAGGCTTGCCCACCCAATCATCTGGAGGCTTCTTGACCAGAGGTAGGTTGTTTGGCACACGAGATGTCGGCCTGGGCCGGAAACCATGATGAAGTCCTGCTTTGCTACATGATGGATTTGTAGGTCAGGCTGGGGAgcctgggtgggtgggaggggtcGAGTGTCTGAGTCAGTCTGTGGTCCCCCTGGGGAACAGGGTTGTTTCAGTGGGAGAACTGGGAAGTGGAAactcatggttcactgcagcccagCTAGATGCGATGGTCATATTGAATCCATACTCTTTCTCCTTGATCAGGCAGGTGGAGGACCTCAGCGATCCCGGTTACAGGCGGCAGGATGGAGATTTCATGTCGTCACAATCTCTATTTCGACAGTGAAGTCATCATTAAGGAGTACTGTGTTGGCATCCTCGGTAAGGAATGCCTCCCAGCATGGTAGGGCAGCTGGTGTGTGGGAGGTTAGGTCTGGCATGAACCTTCCTGACTCCTCTCCCTGCAGGGTACAGAGTgtctcattccactgcagtccagtggTTCTGGGATCATGAAGGTCAAGCCTCCAGCTGCAGGCAGTACACCTCCTACCTGAGCTTATAATATTGGAAGACATAATGGCCGAGCTTATCATATGGAAGACATAATGActaaggtggaggtggtggttgtTTGGCTGAATATGACTGCCGGGGTTTTAGCAGGATTGCTGAGGTGGGGTTCGCCATGGGGCATCATGGGAAAGGACTTAGCTGTTCATTCCTTGGTCTCTGGGGAACTGGCTTTAAACTGTGACCTGAACTCCCCTGGACCTGCTTCTGCAGTCCCCTAGATCATCCGCCAGGGCCTATGGCTCAATGCTTTGCAGTTCTATCCCATGGAGGGAAGGACAGCATTAGAGACAGAACAGAGAGGAGGCCAGGCGAGCAACCTAGGATTGGGAAC
Coding sequences:
- the LOC129053427 gene encoding testis-specific Y-encoded protein 3-like isoform X2 — its product is MEAVQEGAAGVESEQVALGEEAVLVLDDIMAEVEVVAQEEGLVEPQEEAQRAQPGPGPMTPESALEELLAVKVELEPVNAQARKAFSRQREKMERRRKAHLDCRGAVIQSVPGFWANVIANHPQMSALITDQDEDMLRYMINLEVEEVKHPVHLCRIMLFFRSNPYFQNKVITKEYLVNITEYRASHSTPIQWYPDYEVEAYRRRHHNSSLNFFNWFSDHNFAGSNRIAEILCKDLWRNPLPYYKRMKPPEEGTEISGDSQMLS
- the LOC129053427 gene encoding testis-specific Y-encoded protein 3-like isoform X1, which encodes MEAVQEGAAGVESEQVALGEEAVLVLDDIMAEVEVVAQEEGLVEPQEEAQRAQPGPGPMTPESALEELLAVKVELEPVNAQARKAFSRQREKMERRRKAHLDCRGAVIQSVPGFWANVIANHPQMSALITDQDEDMLRYMINLEVEEVKHPVHLCRIMLFFRSNPYFQNKVITKEYLVNITEYRASHSTPIQWYPDYEVEAYRRRHHNSSLNFFNWFSDHNFAGSNRIAEILCKDLWRNPLPYYKRMKPPEEGTEISGEPFSWNWSCLMPTMRGLTHLPIQGAWTLVSEM